A genome region from Maridesulfovibrio salexigens DSM 2638 includes the following:
- a CDS encoding NAD(P)/FAD-dependent oxidoreductase, with protein sequence MSNTSSKYDVIILGAGASGLYCAMHAAARGRKVLVLDHSGKAGRKIRVAGGGKCNFTNMDVAADNYISANPHFVKSALARHNQWDFISFVAETGIEYEEREDGQLFTLEGAGLIAGLLVSKCHRAGVETLLDRQIEEVSGEGPFMVRSGSQVFEAESLVVALGSPAWPQVGASAFGYKLAEQYGLKTIPARPSLVPFTISGRDGKFCKELSGNALPVEITCEKSTFAGDMLFTHKGISGPAVLQISNYWRRGSALTINLLPTHNISELFESHKGENVALHNFLARYFTRKMVGLLLEGQDGETPVSQLTKKRQLALAERIHSWVVKPQGTEGFAKAEVAAGGVDTSEISSKTMESKKVPGLYFVGEVLDVTGWLGGYNLQWAWSSGYAAGQFV encoded by the coding sequence ATGAGCAATACCTCTTCAAAATATGATGTAATTATCCTCGGCGCGGGCGCGTCCGGACTTTATTGTGCCATGCATGCTGCTGCGCGCGGGCGTAAGGTGCTGGTGCTGGACCATTCCGGTAAGGCTGGGCGTAAGATCCGTGTTGCCGGTGGCGGCAAGTGTAACTTTACCAATATGGATGTTGCGGCGGATAACTATATTTCCGCGAACCCCCATTTCGTGAAGTCTGCTTTGGCTCGGCACAATCAGTGGGATTTCATTTCCTTTGTTGCTGAAACCGGCATTGAATACGAGGAGCGCGAAGACGGGCAGCTTTTTACCCTTGAGGGTGCCGGGCTTATTGCCGGACTGCTGGTTTCCAAATGCCACCGTGCAGGTGTGGAAACTCTGCTGGATCGCCAGATTGAAGAGGTTAGCGGCGAAGGACCGTTTATGGTTCGCAGTGGTTCTCAGGTATTCGAGGCTGAGTCTCTGGTTGTGGCGCTGGGGTCTCCGGCTTGGCCTCAAGTTGGAGCTTCTGCTTTCGGATACAAACTTGCCGAGCAGTACGGGCTCAAGACGATTCCGGCTCGTCCTTCTTTGGTCCCGTTTACCATCAGCGGACGGGACGGGAAGTTCTGCAAGGAGCTGAGCGGCAATGCTTTGCCTGTGGAAATTACCTGTGAGAAAAGCACTTTTGCGGGCGATATGCTCTTTACCCATAAAGGAATTTCCGGTCCGGCGGTGCTTCAGATTTCTAACTACTGGCGGCGCGGTTCGGCTCTGACCATCAATTTGCTGCCTACTCATAATATTTCGGAATTGTTTGAATCTCATAAAGGCGAGAATGTTGCCCTGCATAATTTTCTGGCGCGCTACTTTACCCGAAAGATGGTTGGGTTGTTGCTGGAAGGGCAGGACGGTGAGACTCCGGTCAGCCAGTTGACTAAGAAGCGGCAGCTTGCCCTTGCTGAGCGCATTCATTCATGGGTGGTTAAGCCGCAGGGAACAGAAGGTTTTGCTAAGGCAGAGGTCGCGGCAGGCGGCGTTGACACTTCGGAGATTTCATCAAAGACTATGGAAAGCAAGAAAGTCCCCGGACTTTATTTCGTCGGCGAAGTGCTTGACGTAACCGGATGGCTGGGCGGCTACAACCTGCAATGGGCATGGTCTTCGGGGTATGCGGCTGGACAGTTTGTGTAG
- a CDS encoding GNAT family N-acetyltransferase, with the protein MTDIRSVDTIPQDLRNEYLDSLPEAQDLYLEELVRDGAVWLMGNMGYAVVSGTSLVEFLVSKKYREKSVVLFEALVDYCRITQVLCKSFDRDMSFVAFSRPARVSTVGLMFREIADNSFCEVKDRIMRSANAADLDVIEIFDDGFFSSRAEIDHYFTEGDLYVLDCAGSIRGCGIVTPVIHGQSYMDIGMLVAPEFRNQGNGAYIVSFLKSLLLKQGYTPICSCSIENTASAKALQRAGFVCGYRVLKIEF; encoded by the coding sequence ATGACCGATATTAGATCTGTTGACACAATTCCGCAGGATTTGCGCAATGAATATCTGGATTCATTGCCTGAGGCTCAGGACCTTTATCTTGAGGAATTGGTTCGCGATGGAGCTGTCTGGTTGATGGGTAATATGGGCTACGCAGTGGTTAGCGGAACTTCCCTTGTAGAATTTTTAGTGTCTAAGAAGTATCGGGAAAAGTCGGTTGTTCTTTTTGAGGCTCTTGTGGATTACTGCCGCATAACGCAGGTTCTATGTAAGTCATTTGATCGGGATATGTCATTTGTTGCATTCAGCCGTCCTGCGCGGGTAAGCACCGTGGGGCTTATGTTCAGGGAGATTGCAGATAACTCATTTTGTGAAGTGAAAGACCGGATAATGCGCTCTGCAAATGCAGCTGATCTGGATGTGATTGAGATATTTGATGACGGCTTTTTTAGTAGCCGTGCTGAAATTGATCACTATTTCACCGAAGGTGATCTGTATGTGCTTGATTGTGCCGGAAGTATTCGAGGTTGCGGAATTGTTACCCCGGTGATTCACGGTCAGAGTTACATGGATATCGGAATGCTCGTGGCACCTGAATTCAGAAATCAGGGAAATGGTGCTTATATTGTGTCATTCCTGAAGTCTCTTCTGCTGAAACAGGGATACACTCCCATATGTAGTTGCAGCATTGAAAATACTGCTTCCGCAAAGGCTTTGCAGCGGGCAGGTTTTGTTTGTGGATACCGGGTTCTGAAAATTGAATTTTAA
- a CDS encoding response regulator: MKILLVDDEKINALSASRLLEKHGYKVVVASNGQEALDRLDESDFDCILMDIQMPEMDGYEAIERIRDEFVFGEKSKTPIIAMTGHCYSDAYKEFKQAGIRHYICKPFDFNNLLEVIKVATED; encoded by the coding sequence ATGAAAATACTGCTTGTTGATGACGAAAAGATTAATGCTCTATCCGCTTCACGTTTGCTTGAAAAACACGGCTACAAAGTAGTAGTTGCCTCCAACGGACAAGAAGCCCTTGACCGACTGGACGAATCTGATTTCGACTGCATCCTGATGGATATCCAGATGCCCGAGATGGACGGCTATGAAGCTATAGAAAGAATCCGTGATGAATTTGTCTTCGGTGAAAAGTCAAAAACGCCCATCATAGCCATGACCGGACATTGTTATTCCGATGCCTATAAAGAATTCAAACAGGCCGGAATTAGACACTACATCTGCAAGCCTTTCGATTTCAACAACCTTCTGGAAGTTATAAAGGTTGCAACTGAAGATTAA
- a CDS encoding FAD/NAD(P)-binding protein — translation MANNPYLPAMATIQEVIQETPNIMTFRVTFNDPGYKEKFTFEPGQVGQLSAFGIGESTFVINSSPTRMDYLQFSVMRTGEVTDKLHTLSAGDQIGVRAPLGNYFPYEDMKGKDIVFVGGGIGMAPLRTLLYYMLDNRKDYGKITLLYGARTPVDMAYQYELPEWLERDDLDTHLTIDAEYEGWEHNVGLIPNVLLDIAPKPKNAVAVTCGPPIMIKFTVQALAKLGFKDDQIVTTLEKRMKCGVGICGRCNIGTSYVCQDGPVYTYEQLKKLPNEM, via the coding sequence ATGGCTAATAATCCTTATCTTCCTGCGATGGCCACCATTCAGGAGGTCATTCAGGAAACTCCCAATATTATGACTTTCCGGGTGACCTTTAACGATCCCGGTTACAAAGAAAAATTCACCTTTGAGCCCGGTCAGGTAGGACAGCTGTCCGCCTTCGGTATCGGTGAATCCACTTTCGTAATCAACTCTTCCCCCACCCGCATGGACTACCTGCAGTTCAGCGTAATGCGCACCGGGGAAGTGACCGATAAACTGCACACTCTGAGCGCAGGCGACCAGATCGGCGTACGCGCACCTCTGGGCAACTACTTCCCTTACGAAGACATGAAAGGTAAAGATATCGTCTTTGTAGGTGGTGGTATCGGTATGGCGCCCCTGCGCACCCTGCTCTACTACATGCTGGATAACCGCAAGGACTACGGCAAGATAACCCTGCTCTACGGAGCAAGAACTCCCGTAGATATGGCTTACCAGTATGAGCTGCCCGAATGGCTGGAACGTGACGACCTCGACACCCATCTGACCATTGATGCGGAATACGAAGGCTGGGAGCACAACGTAGGGCTGATCCCCAACGTGCTGCTGGATATCGCACCGAAGCCGAAGAACGCAGTAGCAGTTACCTGTGGTCCTCCGATCATGATCAAATTTACCGTGCAGGCACTCGCCAAGCTCGGTTTCAAAGATGATCAGATTGTAACCACCCTTGAAAAACGCATGAAATGCGGCGTTGGCATCTGCGGCCGTTGTAACATCGGCACCAGCTACGTATGTCAGGACGGTCCCGTCTACACATACGAACAGCTCAAAAAGCTGCCCAACGAAATGTAA
- a CDS encoding 4Fe-4S dicluster domain-containing protein → MAKFIKSDKVSAWLEELGQKHEILAPRNEGDAIVFKPYDSKKGFNIEREATAPPKKACFPQSETLVEFSHIKDLENPEKVALDVKETIPDSSWVVFGSRPCDARGFTMFDRVYLNGKHVDVYYKARRENTFFITLACEKGETTCFCNWVGSGPSDPTGSDVLMVPVDGGYFLEAVSDRGETLLSSSMLEDGGSKQADADKFRADADQSMGEAQDLSKAPAKLLEAFDDMDFWEAQSAKCLSCGACTYLCPTCYCFNITDESDGVKGERIRSWDNCMSNQFTLEASGHNPRPTKAHRLKNRVGHKFSYYPDLHDGVISCCGCGRCIKSCPVGVDIREIVLNAIAYEAKEKANG, encoded by the coding sequence ATGGCAAAATTCATCAAATCCGACAAGGTATCGGCATGGCTGGAAGAACTGGGCCAGAAGCACGAAATACTTGCTCCCCGTAACGAGGGTGATGCTATTGTCTTCAAGCCCTACGACTCCAAGAAAGGTTTCAACATCGAACGTGAAGCAACCGCCCCTCCGAAAAAGGCATGCTTCCCCCAGAGTGAAACCCTCGTGGAATTCAGCCACATCAAAGATCTTGAGAATCCCGAGAAAGTAGCTCTTGATGTTAAGGAAACCATTCCTGATTCATCCTGGGTTGTTTTCGGCAGCCGTCCCTGTGACGCTCGCGGATTCACCATGTTCGACCGTGTTTACCTGAACGGAAAACACGTTGACGTATATTACAAAGCCCGCAGGGAAAACACCTTCTTCATCACTCTCGCGTGTGAAAAAGGTGAAACCACCTGTTTCTGTAACTGGGTTGGTTCCGGCCCGTCCGATCCCACCGGATCTGACGTGCTCATGGTTCCCGTGGACGGCGGCTACTTCCTCGAAGCAGTCAGCGACCGCGGCGAAACTCTGCTTTCCAGCTCCATGCTGGAAGACGGCGGTTCCAAACAGGCTGACGCAGACAAGTTCCGCGCAGATGCCGACCAGTCCATGGGCGAAGCACAGGACCTTTCCAAAGCTCCCGCAAAGCTTCTCGAAGCTTTCGACGACATGGACTTCTGGGAAGCACAGTCTGCAAAATGCCTGAGCTGCGGTGCATGCACCTATCTCTGTCCCACCTGCTACTGTTTCAACATCACTGACGAATCCGATGGAGTCAAAGGTGAGCGCATCAGAAGCTGGGACAACTGCATGTCCAACCAGTTCACCCTTGAGGCCAGCGGACACAACCCCCGCCCCACCAAGGCTCATCGCCTTAAAAACAGGGTCGGCCACAAGTTCAGCTACTACCCTGACCTGCATGACGGAGTTATCTCCTGCTGCGGTTGCGGTCGCTGCATCAAAAGCTGCCCCGTTGGTGTGGACATCCGTGAAATCGTCCTGAACGCTATTGCATACGAAGCAAAGGAGAAAGCAAATGGCTAA
- a CDS encoding 4Fe-4S dicluster domain-containing protein translates to MKNLEDLKKQIKDGLSELDVVIGWTDSFDPLHATPHFMRSEADVDKLKVDALSVHNLATYLPSLKGKKVGIVVKGCDSRSVVELLQENLIKREDVTIFGFGCTGVVDQVKIRRAVGDVGQVEACELSDSEVKLTVDGKEHKLPLADMLSDKCQTCRYPNAVLSDQFVGEEIKATASFEDGYKDLEEFEAKSTEEKFAFWLGEMDRCIRCYACRNACPMCVCRDHCVAQSRDPHWLSQEAHVRDKWMFQVIHAYHLTGRCTECGECQRACPVDIPILLFKKKFNKEIKEVFDYEAGLDPKATPPLQTFKIEEPTIKEKEW, encoded by the coding sequence GTGAAAAATCTGGAAGATCTTAAAAAGCAAATTAAGGACGGACTGTCTGAGCTTGATGTGGTCATCGGGTGGACAGACAGCTTCGATCCTCTGCATGCCACTCCGCACTTCATGCGCAGTGAAGCAGATGTAGATAAATTGAAAGTGGACGCCCTTAGCGTTCACAACCTTGCCACCTACCTGCCCTCTTTGAAGGGCAAAAAGGTCGGTATCGTGGTTAAAGGCTGCGACAGCCGTTCCGTTGTTGAACTGCTGCAGGAAAACCTCATCAAGCGTGAAGACGTAACCATCTTCGGTTTCGGCTGTACCGGTGTTGTGGATCAGGTTAAGATCCGCCGCGCCGTAGGTGATGTAGGACAGGTTGAAGCCTGCGAATTGAGCGACTCTGAAGTGAAGCTCACCGTAGACGGCAAAGAGCACAAACTGCCCTTGGCAGACATGCTCTCTGATAAATGCCAGACCTGCCGCTACCCCAACGCAGTTCTTTCCGACCAGTTTGTCGGTGAAGAGATCAAAGCTACCGCTTCATTTGAAGACGGCTACAAAGATCTCGAAGAATTCGAAGCCAAGTCCACCGAAGAAAAATTCGCATTCTGGCTTGGTGAAATGGACCGCTGCATCCGCTGCTACGCCTGCCGTAACGCATGCCCCATGTGCGTATGCCGCGACCATTGTGTAGCGCAGTCCCGCGATCCGCACTGGCTGAGCCAGGAAGCCCACGTCCGCGACAAGTGGATGTTCCAGGTTATCCACGCTTACCACCTCACCGGTCGTTGCACCGAATGCGGTGAGTGCCAGCGCGCCTGCCCGGTAGACATTCCCATCCTGCTCTTCAAGAAGAAGTTCAACAAGGAAATCAAAGAAGTCTTCGACTACGAAGCCGGTCTTGATCCTAAGGCAACTCCGCCGCTGCAGACCTTCAAAATTGAAGAACCGACCATCAAGGAGAAGGAGTGGTAG
- a CDS encoding hydrogenase iron-sulfur subunit has protein sequence MPVLEGKELRIVGFLCNWCSYGGADTAGVGRFTQPTDLRIIKVPCSGRIDPLFIVKTLMSGADGVLVSGCHPNDCHYAEGNFYARRRLEMLKRFITMLGIEPERFDYTWVSASEGQRWQEVVTKFTEQIHKLGPAQKIEGPEAEETLKLMEASL, from the coding sequence ATGCCGGTTCTAGAAGGTAAAGAACTCAGAATCGTCGGTTTTCTCTGCAACTGGTGCTCCTACGGTGGAGCTGATACCGCCGGTGTAGGTAGATTCACCCAGCCGACTGACCTGAGAATCATTAAGGTCCCCTGTTCAGGCAGGATTGATCCTCTGTTTATTGTGAAGACACTCATGTCCGGAGCGGACGGAGTGCTCGTGTCCGGTTGTCACCCCAACGACTGCCACTACGCTGAAGGTAACTTCTATGCCCGCCGCAGGCTGGAAATGCTCAAAAGGTTCATCACCATGCTCGGAATCGAGCCTGAGCGTTTCGACTACACCTGGGTTTCCGCATCAGAAGGCCAGCGCTGGCAGGAAGTTGTGACCAAGTTCACCGAACAGATTCACAAACTCGGCCCGGCCCAAAAGATCGAGGGTCCCGAAGCCGAGGAGACACTCAAATTGATGGAAGCTTCCCTCTAG
- a CDS encoding CoB--CoM heterodisulfide reductase iron-sulfur subunit A family protein — MKIGVFVCHCGTNIEGTVDTAAVAAAAREFPGVVFATDTMYACSEPGQDEIIEAIKEHKLDGVVVASCTPRMHEPTFRKTLERAGLNRYLFEMANIREHVSWIGRDREANTNKSVDLVRMAAAKLLNNKPLHAKYFDMNKKVMIVGGGVAGIQAALDCADGGLEVILVEKTSSIGGKMAKLDKTFPTVDCSSCILGPRMVDVAQHPNITLYACAEIEEVNGYVGNFSVKVKRKATYVDWDKCTGCGICMEKCPSKKADNPFDEELGKTTAINIPFPQAIPKKAVIDPNFCIKIKRDKCGVCAKVCPSEAIVYDQVDEFVVEEVGAVVAATGFDLVDWTVYSEYGGGQYPDVITSLQYERMLSASGPTEGHIKRPSDGKEPKNVVFIQCVGSRDKSIGRPYCSGFCCMYTAKQAILTKDHCPDSQSYVFYMDIRSPGKMFDEFTRRAQEEYEARYIRGRVSMVYPKGDKLVVRGADTLMGDQVEIDADLVVLAVGAESAHGASDLAKKLRISYDAYGFFMEGHPKLKPVETNTAGVFLAGSCQGPKDIPSSVAQGSAAAAKVLAMFAKDQLESDPAVSVVDIKRCIGCGKCISTCPFGAIKEIDFRGQPKADVIETICQGCGICTSTCPQGAIQLQHFTDNQILAEVNAVCRF; from the coding sequence ATGAAAATTGGAGTTTTTGTCTGCCATTGCGGGACTAACATCGAAGGTACCGTGGATACCGCTGCCGTTGCAGCAGCCGCACGGGAATTCCCCGGTGTTGTTTTCGCAACTGATACAATGTACGCCTGCTCCGAACCCGGACAGGACGAGATCATAGAAGCAATCAAGGAACATAAACTCGACGGCGTGGTCGTAGCATCCTGTACACCCAGAATGCACGAACCCACCTTCCGCAAAACCCTCGAAAGAGCCGGCCTTAACCGCTACCTCTTCGAGATGGCCAACATCAGGGAACACGTTTCCTGGATCGGCCGCGACCGCGAAGCCAACACCAACAAGTCAGTTGACCTTGTTCGTATGGCAGCGGCTAAACTGCTCAACAACAAACCTCTCCATGCCAAATACTTTGACATGAACAAAAAGGTTATGATTGTTGGCGGCGGTGTTGCAGGTATTCAGGCAGCCCTTGACTGCGCTGACGGCGGCCTCGAAGTTATCCTTGTTGAAAAGACCTCCTCCATCGGCGGTAAGATGGCTAAACTGGATAAGACTTTCCCCACAGTGGACTGCTCCAGTTGTATCCTCGGACCCCGCATGGTTGACGTTGCCCAGCATCCCAACATCACTCTCTACGCTTGCGCCGAGATTGAAGAAGTAAACGGTTATGTGGGTAACTTCTCCGTTAAAGTAAAAAGAAAAGCCACCTATGTTGACTGGGATAAATGTACCGGTTGCGGTATCTGCATGGAAAAATGCCCCAGCAAGAAGGCTGACAACCCCTTTGACGAAGAACTGGGTAAAACCACAGCGATCAACATCCCCTTTCCTCAGGCAATCCCCAAGAAAGCGGTTATTGATCCCAACTTCTGCATCAAAATCAAACGCGATAAATGCGGCGTCTGCGCCAAGGTCTGCCCCTCTGAAGCCATCGTTTACGATCAGGTAGATGAGTTTGTAGTCGAAGAAGTGGGCGCAGTTGTTGCGGCTACCGGTTTCGACCTCGTAGACTGGACTGTATACAGCGAATACGGCGGAGGCCAGTACCCCGACGTAATCACCTCCCTGCAGTACGAGCGCATGCTCTCCGCTTCCGGCCCCACTGAGGGACACATCAAACGTCCTTCCGATGGCAAGGAACCCAAGAACGTGGTCTTCATTCAGTGCGTAGGCTCCCGTGATAAATCCATCGGGCGTCCATACTGCTCCGGCTTCTGCTGCATGTACACCGCAAAGCAGGCCATCCTGACCAAAGACCACTGCCCGGATTCACAGTCCTACGTATTCTACATGGACATCCGTTCCCCGGGTAAGATGTTCGACGAATTCACCCGCAGAGCGCAGGAAGAATACGAAGCAAGGTACATCCGTGGCCGCGTGTCCATGGTCTACCCCAAAGGTGACAAGCTCGTTGTACGCGGTGCCGACACCCTCATGGGCGATCAGGTCGAAATTGACGCGGACCTCGTTGTCCTCGCAGTCGGTGCTGAATCCGCACACGGCGCTTCCGACCTCGCTAAGAAACTGCGCATCTCCTACGATGCATACGGTTTCTTCATGGAAGGCCACCCCAAACTCAAACCTGTTGAAACCAACACTGCCGGTGTATTCCTCGCCGGTTCATGTCAGGGTCCCAAAGACATTCCTTCCTCTGTTGCACAGGGTAGTGCAGCTGCGGCAAAGGTTCTAGCCATGTTCGCCAAGGACCAGCTGGAAAGTGACCCCGCGGTTTCTGTAGTTGATATCAAACGCTGCATCGGTTGCGGCAAATGCATCAGCACATGCCCCTTCGGAGCTATTAAAGAAATAGACTTCCGCGGACAGCCCAAAGCTGATGTGATTGAAACAATTTGTCAGGGCTGCGGTATCTGCACATCCACCTGTCCTCAGGGTGCAATCCAGCTCCAGCACTTCACTGACAATCAGATTCTTGCGGAGGTTAACGCAGTATGCCGGTTCTAG
- a CDS encoding CoB--CoM heterodisulfide reductase iron-sulfur subunit B family protein: MSDSLTYAYYPGCSGAGTSMEYDMSTRAVCEKLGIRLTDIPDWSCCGSTPAHTVDHTLSSALSARNLQLVEKMDLDTAITPCPSCLTNLKTAEHRMQKDEMREKVNKLLDNPYNGGVSTKSVLQILVEDLGLDALKKSTIKPLKGLKVAAYYGCIMNRPPEVMNFDDPEHPMAMDNIMKAMGATVLPFPLKVECCGASFGIPRKDVVMNLSGKLLDVADDLGVDALVTACPLCQMNLDLRQSQVNSATGAKHNLPIFYYTQLMGLALGMSEKELGMDKLCVSPRKAIDAIGKEEKK; encoded by the coding sequence ATGAGTGATTCCTTAACATATGCCTACTATCCCGGATGTTCCGGCGCAGGAACATCCATGGAATATGACATGTCCACCCGGGCTGTCTGTGAAAAGCTGGGAATCCGGCTCACCGACATCCCCGACTGGAGCTGTTGCGGTTCCACCCCGGCTCACACCGTGGACCACACACTTTCCAGCGCACTCTCCGCCCGCAACTTACAGCTGGTAGAGAAAATGGATCTGGACACCGCAATTACCCCTTGCCCCAGTTGTCTGACCAACCTCAAGACCGCAGAACATCGTATGCAAAAAGACGAGATGCGCGAGAAGGTCAACAAACTGCTGGACAATCCCTACAACGGCGGTGTCTCCACCAAATCCGTGCTTCAGATTCTCGTTGAAGACCTCGGTCTCGACGCACTGAAAAAGAGCACCATCAAACCGCTCAAGGGACTCAAAGTTGCAGCATACTATGGCTGCATAATGAACCGTCCCCCGGAAGTAATGAACTTCGATGACCCCGAGCACCCCATGGCCATGGACAACATCATGAAAGCCATGGGCGCAACAGTTCTGCCCTTTCCTTTAAAGGTAGAATGCTGCGGTGCTTCCTTCGGTATCCCCCGCAAGGATGTGGTCATGAACCTGTCCGGCAAGCTGCTTGATGTGGCAGATGATCTCGGTGTTGACGCACTGGTCACCGCCTGCCCCCTGTGCCAGATGAACCTTGACCTGCGCCAGTCTCAGGTCAACTCTGCAACAGGTGCCAAGCACAACCTGCCCATCTTCTATTACACCCAGCTCATGGGCCTCGCCCTCGGCATGAGTGAAAAAGAACTGGGAATGGACAAGCTCTGCGTGAGCCCCCGTAAAGCTATCGATGCCATCGGCAAAGAAGAAAAGAAATAG
- a CDS encoding 4Fe-4S dicluster domain-containing protein — protein MGIVNITKTYDADFVKQVEKESGQNVSLCYQCGNCTAGCPYTFAYDIPVSRIMRMVQAGQKETVLKCKSLWLCATCESCTTRCPNNIDVAHIMDVLRHMARREGYAPVPTVKKFWDSFLDSVENNGRVFEIGLLAAYVAKTGRFWTDIDLGPKVLPKGKMHFKPHEIQGKDEIKKIFKRFQEESHK, from the coding sequence ATGGGAATAGTAAATATTACTAAGACTTACGATGCCGATTTTGTGAAACAGGTAGAAAAGGAAAGCGGACAGAATGTCTCCCTTTGCTACCAGTGCGGTAACTGTACCGCCGGATGTCCGTACACATTTGCGTACGACATCCCAGTAAGCAGAATCATGCGTATGGTTCAGGCAGGGCAGAAAGAAACCGTGCTCAAGTGCAAGTCACTCTGGCTTTGCGCAACCTGTGAATCCTGCACCACAAGGTGCCCTAACAACATCGACGTGGCTCACATCATGGATGTGCTGCGCCACATGGCCCGCAGGGAAGGATATGCTCCTGTACCCACGGTCAAGAAATTCTGGGACAGCTTCCTAGATTCCGTTGAAAACAACGGAAGAGTGTTCGAAATCGGCCTGCTCGCGGCTTATGTAGCCAAAACAGGACGCTTCTGGACTGACATTGATCTGGGACCGAAAGTACTGCCCAAGGGCAAGATGCATTTCAAACCCCACGAGATTCAGGGCAAGGATGAAATCAAGAAAATCTTCAAAAGATTCCAAGAGGAGTCCCACAAATGA
- a CDS encoding cytochrome c family protein has translation MVERGFAVRIGVILAVITVFSCSLAGYGITDSATYVGSEACEECHEVEYNNYKKFSKKAHSSKSVKIMASDLDADELKECFTCHATGYGKPGGFVSFEQTPHLADAGCEVCHGPGSLHAEDGDPELIKRKMTIEECEVCHNAERVNNFNYKPLIFGGAH, from the coding sequence ATGGTAGAAAGAGGTTTTGCCGTGCGGATTGGGGTGATTCTGGCGGTAATTACAGTTTTCAGCTGTTCGTTGGCCGGATATGGGATTACGGATTCAGCGACTTATGTAGGTTCTGAGGCATGTGAAGAGTGCCATGAGGTGGAATACAACAACTATAAGAAATTTTCCAAAAAGGCCCACTCCAGCAAAAGCGTGAAGATCATGGCTTCAGATCTTGATGCTGACGAGCTTAAGGAGTGTTTCACATGCCATGCTACCGGGTATGGAAAACCCGGCGGATTCGTTTCTTTTGAACAAACTCCCCATCTTGCAGATGCAGGATGTGAGGTTTGCCATGGTCCGGGATCTCTTCATGCTGAAGACGGCGATCCGGAGCTGATCAAGAGGAAGATGACCATTGAGGAGTGTGAAGTCTGCCACAATGCAGAACGGGTCAACAATTTTAATTACAAGCCGCTGATTTTCGGCGGAGCTCACTAG